The DNA sequence CGTTTGAAGGATTCAATATATCCGGATAGAGCCAATTaaagagatatatataatatatatacatgccattatattttttgttgtatttttaaaagatcAAAATTGTTCATCCAAGACCTGGATTGATAGTTGTACTTCTATCCGATATTTGTCACGGAGTTAAGATTTGCTGGCCTTTTTTGCCGAAAGGTATATgcatgagttttgctatatacaagcacggtcgcgtactaatctgtgtaccaatactgatttattcatacttaaaatttaaattaatactattttcaataaaatctactttttgaccaatcatatcacattggtgcacagattagtgcacaattgtgcttacaactatatttttccatatgcATTGATCCAGCAGCTCTTGCCACCACCATTGAAACTCGTTGGAACACTCCCAACGTTGAAAGCAGCCGCCAACACAATCAAGTTATACAAATGGAATCAGGTATATCTTTCTGCCCTACTttccatgatttttttttcttgttgctaatttaaaagaaaattgttcATCCAAGACCTGGATTGACAGTACTTGATCTTTCCGATATTTGTTGGGCTTTTTGCTGAAAGGTAATCAATCGGCTCCTGCCACCTTTGAAACTCATTTGAACATTCCCAACGTTGAAAATGGTCGCCAACGCAAAAAAGTAATTACAAGGATCAAATCAGGTACTATCTCTCTGCCTTAACTAATTATAACTATTCCCTCATTCTTGGCTTGTAACATTTGAGAAATATCATTCATTCTAATTTGGAAACTTCAGTATTCACTACAAGTACTGAAAAGATTTTGTTCACTTTGTAGCGCCAGTGTTTCGGCGCGATCTATCTTTTATCAATTCATGTCAGCGACTTGTTAGGTATACCCTCTCCACTCCCTCAAAATCATATCttagatatataataatttttgtttggaattctttcttaaaatagaCAATACTCTGACTTGACTACAGCGAAAATATCAGTTTTTGCTCAACAAAAAGTTAACTCAAAAATTCAGTTAGAAAAAAACTGATCGGCATATATCAGCGTGGAAAACCACTTTTATAGGATTTTTGTGTGGACGAAGtaattcttttctttaatttcttttttctttttctttttttaaataaagactAATACAAAAGAAATCTCCATAGTACTTATTAAATAGATTTGATTTTAGCATTGCAGGGGACttgcaaaaaattaagaattgtACAATATTAATTTGAAGCAGAAATATTCAACTAGCTTTGTTTTGGTGGAACTTTTATGATGTCTATAAGTACTACTGAAAAGATTTTGTTCATTTTGCAGAGGCAATTCTTCCACTTATAGTCCCAGTATCGTTTTTAGGTATACCGTCTCCACTCCATCAAAATCATatcttgataatttttattagaaattttTGTAAGAAGTTATCTACTAGCTTTGTTTTGGTGGAACTTATATGATCATGTCTGTAAGTACTGAAAGGATTTTTTTGATCACGTTGCAGTGCTACTGTCGCTCCACCTAACTCCAATTTTGTTGGCCGGTATACCGTCTCTACTCCATCAAAATCATAtcttagatatatattttttgtttgaaatttttgtactcttttttcttcttcattttttgttatAGTTTCATCCAATTAATTAAATTGGCATTGTTTCAGCAATTCGGAAAGCAATCAAGCAATTGTATGAAATGAAGAAGCTCCATATTCAATCCCAGGAACTTGTTTCCTGCATGTGTGAGGAGATATCAACATCATTCATACAAACTGGACAGCTTGAAAACATCGGTGGAATTTGTGATGCAATCACCCTTGCTGTCAAGAATGGGATTTCCGAGTTTGTTCTTAAGGTAGCGAGGACACATCCGAGCtttttggaaaataaatatagaaattcGAGGAACATACTCATGCTTGCTGTTCTATATCGCCAATATGAGATCTTTAGCAATATAGATCATGGGTTTGATATGGAGAACACTTTGACATCTTATGGAGATTGCAACGATGACAACATATTACATATGGTAGGGATGATAGAAGATTCCACCATGCTCAATCAAATCTCTGGTGCAGCTTTACATATGTAAAGATAATTACAATGGTTTAAGGTCATATccctctctctatatatatgtgtgtctctggcatattttaaaattttcttattctaGAAAGGAAACAAGATACACAACAAACTCAAAACTACTAAACCATAAATGCTCTGACAACCCATTTTTCGaggaaaaattcttcttatcatctTCACTCtttacacaccacacttattttaattttttttttcattttttctataataaatatgtaatgtatagatgataaatagaataatttaattagtttaataagaataaaa is a window from the Carya illinoinensis cultivar Pawnee chromosome 14, C.illinoinensisPawnee_v1, whole genome shotgun sequence genome containing:
- the LOC122293188 gene encoding uncharacterized protein LOC122293188 isoform X1; the protein is MASMRNAFPSGNRLVFWKQWIYNSALATTIETRWNTPNVESSRQHNQVIQMESGNQSAPATFETHLNIPNVENGRQRKKVITRIKSAPVFRRDLSFINSCQRLVRGNSSTYSPSIVFSATVAPPNSNFVGRNSESNQAIV
- the LOC122293188 gene encoding uncharacterized protein LOC122293188 isoform X2, which gives rise to MASMRNAFPSGNRLVFWKQWIYNSLATTIETRWNTPNVESSRQHNQVIQMESGNQSAPATFETHLNIPNVENGRQRKKVITRIKSAPVFRRDLSFINSCQRLVRGNSSTYSPSIVFSATVAPPNSNFVGRNSESNQAIV